From Oceanotoga teriensis, the proteins below share one genomic window:
- a CDS encoding 6-phosphofructokinase: MKRVAVLNVGGDCPGLNAVIRALIVKGAHENIEVIGVYDGFNGLVNDKMFIMTKEHVSGRLPEGGIILGSSKFDPTNNPEDLKKLKENVERYQITSLILLTGHTGSRISLKLKDEGIPCLIIPATIDNDLVWSDLSIGFLTALQTVTDSLDSLHSTASAGHRVIVVEVGGDESGWLATIGGMAGGADYIVTPEITPEPEDILLNIKRRYEVGKKFSIIVVEERSKLTDEILKVASNISPNIISKAEIVAEYIKEKMGDQIDVRTVNLGYLQRGGSPVSFDRFLAFKFGFSAIECIKKGKSNIALGLKGFEILEEPLSEKVTHNKAVKENIYEMAKLFF; this comes from the coding sequence ATGAAAAGAGTAGCTGTCCTAAATGTTGGAGGCGATTGTCCCGGTCTTAATGCGGTAATAAGAGCGTTAATAGTAAAAGGTGCACATGAAAATATAGAAGTTATTGGAGTTTATGATGGTTTTAATGGTCTTGTTAATGATAAAATGTTTATTATGACCAAAGAACATGTTTCAGGTAGACTTCCAGAAGGTGGTATAATTTTAGGTTCTTCTAAGTTTGATCCTACAAATAATCCAGAAGATTTAAAAAAACTAAAAGAAAATGTAGAAAGATATCAAATAACATCTCTCATATTATTAACAGGTCATACAGGATCAAGAATATCTTTAAAATTGAAAGATGAAGGTATACCTTGTTTAATAATTCCAGCAACTATAGATAATGACCTTGTTTGGAGTGATTTAAGTATAGGTTTTTTAACGGCACTTCAAACTGTTACAGATTCTTTGGATTCACTTCACTCTACTGCAAGTGCTGGTCATAGAGTAATTGTTGTTGAAGTTGGTGGAGATGAATCTGGTTGGTTGGCAACTATAGGTGGAATGGCTGGAGGTGCTGACTATATAGTTACTCCAGAAATAACTCCAGAACCTGAGGATATTCTTTTAAATATTAAAAGAAGATATGAAGTCGGTAAAAAATTTTCTATAATAGTTGTTGAAGAAAGAAGTAAACTTACAGACGAAATTTTAAAAGTTGCAAGTAATATATCACCAAATATAATATCAAAAGCTGAAATAGTTGCTGAATATATAAAAGAAAAGATGGGTGATCAAATAGATGTAAGAACTGTAAATCTTGGTTATTTACAGAGAGGTGGATCTCCTGTATCATTTGATAGATTCTTAGCTTTTAAATTCGGATTTTCAGCTATAGAATGTATAAAAAAAGGAAAGTCTAACATAGCTTTAGGCTTAAAGGGATTTGAAATTTTAGAAGAACCTTTAAGTGAAAAAGTAACTCATAATAAAGCTGTTAAAGAAAATATATATGAAATGGCAAAACTATTCTTTTAA
- a CDS encoding AI-2E family transporter, producing the protein MISGAGKLSLIYFGIILILFKLAPTIMLAMILGVYFATIIEEPEKILSKKINPVLAKIISYTLVISAVVYAISNFFPVIINQGKIIFENLSGVDFSSQETTLEIPDEFFQFLNEFKSTITSFSLNILNNIVTSIPSLVAGSVIIIITTVIMGTLKRRVNNNLWKLYPVDTLNGINFMKKTITDFETFIKGQALDALIIGLLVGLGAYIFKIPGAFFIGVLAWITNFIPYLGVVIAAIPMLMLGFATHGVKGIIIVIAILVVVNQAEIWFIAPKIQSSSLKIHWYIILVAILLFGQLFQLAGIFIAIPTIIYIRNFWRFFMIKK; encoded by the coding sequence ATGATATCTGGAGCTGGAAAATTAAGTTTGATCTATTTTGGTATAATTTTAATTTTATTCAAATTAGCACCTACGATAATGCTTGCAATGATACTTGGAGTATATTTTGCAACCATAATTGAAGAACCAGAAAAAATTTTATCTAAAAAAATAAACCCTGTTTTAGCTAAAATAATATCCTATACATTGGTAATATCTGCCGTAGTATATGCTATATCTAATTTTTTTCCAGTGATAATAAATCAAGGAAAAATAATATTTGAAAATCTTTCTGGCGTAGATTTTTCTTCACAAGAAACTACATTAGAAATTCCAGATGAGTTTTTTCAATTTTTAAATGAATTTAAATCTACAATAACATCTTTCAGTTTGAATATATTAAATAATATAGTAACTTCTATACCTTCATTAGTAGCTGGATCTGTAATAATAATAATCACTACCGTTATTATGGGAACTTTGAAAAGAAGAGTAAATAATAATCTTTGGAAATTATATCCAGTAGATACTTTAAATGGTATAAATTTTATGAAAAAAACTATAACTGATTTTGAGACTTTCATAAAAGGACAAGCTTTAGATGCTTTAATTATTGGATTATTAGTTGGTTTAGGAGCTTATATATTTAAAATTCCTGGAGCTTTTTTTATTGGAGTTTTAGCTTGGATTACAAATTTTATACCTTATCTTGGTGTTGTCATAGCTGCAATTCCTATGTTAATGTTGGGTTTTGCAACACATGGTGTGAAAGGAATTATCATTGTAATAGCTATTCTTGTAGTTGTAAACCAAGCTGAAATATGGTTTATAGCGCCTAAAATTCAAAGTAGTTCTTTAAAAATACATTGGTATATAATATTAGTTGCAATATTGTTATTCGGACAACTGTTTCAACTTGCCGGTATTTTTATAGCAATTCCAACCATAATATATATAAGAAATTTTTGGAGATTTTTCATGATAAAAAAATGA
- a CDS encoding DUF4416 family protein, with protein MGKIKKADLVNYTVHVFTAGNSDFWLYEYGIIKELEDIFGEIDYISKPIDFQRFTTYYNKEMGENIKIEGRMISFKNLGSPSFLADAKILSNKIESKHSIDGRRKVNIDIGYVHHTQFVLASTKHWGNRLYIGKGIYAEITLMYNYGEWKDLEFSYANFKDPVYKAELSLIRDLYMKKRKKL; from the coding sequence ATGGGAAAAATTAAAAAAGCTGATCTTGTAAATTATACAGTGCATGTTTTCACTGCAGGAAATTCAGATTTTTGGTTATACGAATATGGAATAATTAAAGAACTTGAAGACATTTTTGGCGAAATAGATTATATATCTAAACCTATAGATTTTCAAAGATTCACAACATACTATAATAAGGAAATGGGTGAAAATATAAAAATAGAAGGAAGAATGATAAGTTTTAAAAATCTTGGTTCACCTTCATTTCTTGCAGATGCAAAAATATTATCTAATAAAATTGAATCAAAACATTCAATAGATGGCAGAAGAAAGGTAAATATTGATATTGGTTATGTTCATCACACTCAGTTTGTACTTGCAAGTACAAAACATTGGGGAAATAGATTATATATTGGAAAAGGTATTTATGCTGAAATAACTTTAATGTACAATTACGGAGAATGGAAAGATTTAGAATTTTCTTATGCTAACTTTAAAGATCCTGTTTATAAAGCTGAGTTAAGTCTTATAAGAGATTTATATATGAAAAAAAGAAAAAAACTATGA
- the secD gene encoding protein translocase subunit SecD, whose product MRSNKVRLIFTIAVIVVALLGMLIPGKNAAEYSGFGKLFSNLKLGLDIQGGSLFEYNLDLKGDVKAQDVIDNVILVLRNRLDAAGYTEATVARIDSGGNLRVRVEIPGIRDTQEAEKLLGSKGKLYFAEVLETSTTDVKPELRRNREIEINGSTIELYSWIQSKRNDTTWYKVKNVFEFGREPFEITGSDVIDAKPGLNTRGSGAVVHLNFSSAGSTKFELATGNLINKQLAIILDDKVIIAPVVNTKITQGGAEIEGIQEIQEAKNIAALIKSGNLPVDLVKFQERTLGPTLGRDIVDTIIKAGIIGLAIVMIYMIIFYGWMGVIADIALIYNTILLTGILSWTNAILTLPGIAGIILTFGTTVDGNVIIYERIKEELRMGRPPLTSVKFGFQKAFSTLFDANLTTVIAGIILYYFSTGAVRGFAITLIIGVLGSMFTNLVVSRTILEGTSHFIKPEKFTKKGEREGWDFVGKRKGFILFSTVLIAVALILSFTKNFEYGIDFAGGTEITVSMDDSISIEDIRNDMINIDPDYATAKIVKLDPIKGQEDKFFFSVTIKDSFEDTVQKDAFIDSLSKELNQEIEILQFNDVSGFASKEIKSFAWYAIIISLVMLLAYITLRFKFAFGIGALLALAHDVIIVLGFYSLFGVEINVSAIAAFLTLAGYSLNDTIVVYDRIRENFKNLRGRPVEVIVNKSINDVIIRSLHTSITTFIVVFLMLMLGGRAMAPFAFGLTIGIVIGTYSSLYIASPIVINMLKKSKKL is encoded by the coding sequence GTGAGATCAAACAAAGTCCGTTTAATTTTTACAATAGCGGTCATAGTTGTTGCATTGCTTGGTATGCTTATACCAGGTAAAAACGCAGCTGAATATTCAGGATTTGGAAAACTATTTTCAAACTTAAAGCTTGGACTTGATATTCAGGGCGGAAGTCTTTTTGAATACAATCTTGACCTAAAGGGTGATGTAAAAGCACAAGATGTTATTGATAATGTAATTCTAGTATTGAGAAACAGACTTGATGCAGCAGGTTATACAGAAGCAACAGTTGCAAGGATTGATAGTGGTGGAAACTTAAGAGTCAGAGTAGAAATTCCTGGTATAAGAGATACTCAAGAAGCAGAAAAATTATTGGGAAGTAAAGGAAAATTGTACTTTGCTGAAGTTTTAGAAACTTCAACTACTGATGTAAAACCTGAATTAAGGAGAAACAGAGAAATTGAAATAAATGGTTCAACAATCGAATTGTACTCATGGATTCAATCAAAAAGAAATGATACAACATGGTATAAAGTAAAAAATGTTTTTGAATTTGGAAGAGAACCATTCGAAATAACTGGTTCAGATGTAATAGATGCAAAACCAGGTCTTAATACAAGAGGTTCTGGTGCCGTTGTTCATTTGAACTTTAGTTCTGCAGGTTCAACAAAATTTGAACTTGCCACTGGTAACTTAATAAATAAACAACTCGCAATAATTCTTGATGATAAAGTTATAATAGCTCCTGTAGTCAACACCAAAATAACTCAAGGAGGAGCTGAAATAGAAGGAATTCAAGAAATACAAGAAGCTAAAAATATTGCAGCTCTTATAAAATCTGGAAACCTTCCTGTAGATCTTGTAAAATTCCAAGAAAGAACTTTGGGACCTACTTTAGGAAGAGATATAGTTGATACAATTATAAAAGCCGGAATAATTGGATTGGCAATCGTTATGATTTATATGATCATATTCTATGGTTGGATGGGAGTAATAGCTGATATTGCATTGATTTATAACACAATTCTTCTTACAGGTATATTGAGTTGGACAAATGCAATTTTAACTCTACCAGGTATTGCCGGTATAATTCTGACTTTTGGTACAACTGTAGATGGAAATGTAATAATATATGAAAGAATTAAAGAAGAACTCAGAATGGGGAGACCTCCTTTAACTTCTGTTAAATTTGGATTTCAAAAAGCCTTTTCAACTTTATTTGATGCCAACTTAACAACTGTAATTGCTGGAATAATTTTATATTATTTTTCAACAGGAGCAGTTAGAGGTTTTGCAATAACTCTCATAATTGGTGTTCTTGGTTCTATGTTTACAAATCTTGTTGTTTCAAGAACTATACTCGAAGGAACTTCACATTTTATAAAACCTGAAAAATTCACAAAAAAAGGTGAAAGAGAAGGTTGGGATTTTGTAGGAAAAAGAAAAGGATTTATCTTATTTTCTACAGTTTTAATTGCAGTAGCTTTAATATTGTCATTCACTAAAAATTTTGAATATGGTATAGATTTTGCAGGTGGTACAGAAATAACAGTCTCTATGGATGATTCAATATCTATAGAAGATATAAGAAATGATATGATAAACATAGACCCTGATTATGCAACTGCAAAAATAGTAAAACTAGATCCAATAAAAGGACAAGAAGATAAGTTTTTCTTCTCTGTTACTATAAAAGATTCATTTGAAGATACAGTTCAAAAAGATGCTTTTATAGACTCTTTATCAAAAGAATTGAATCAAGAAATTGAAATTCTTCAATTCAACGATGTTTCAGGATTTGCATCAAAAGAAATTAAATCATTTGCTTGGTATGCTATAATAATTTCTCTTGTAATGTTACTCGCATATATAACTTTAAGATTTAAATTTGCATTTGGTATTGGTGCTTTATTAGCCCTAGCTCATGATGTTATCATAGTTTTAGGTTTTTATTCTTTATTTGGTGTAGAGATAAATGTATCAGCAATAGCTGCATTTTTAACTTTGGCTGGTTATTCATTGAATGATACAATAGTTGTATACGACAGAATAAGAGAAAACTTTAAAAATCTAAGAGGTAGACCTGTAGAAGTAATAGTTAATAAGAGTATAAATGATGTTATAATAAGATCTTTACATACTTCAATAACAACATTTATAGTTGTATTTTTGATGCTCATGCTTGGTGGAAGAGCAATGGCCCCTTTTGCTTTTGGTTTAACAATAGGTATAGTCATAGGTACATACTCTTCTCTATACATAGCAAGTCCAATAGTTATAAATATGCTTAAAAAAAGTAAAAAGTTATAA
- the yajC gene encoding preprotein translocase subunit YajC: protein MLERVLNFINFGPAGSTGAAPATGGAATTGAAVPSGSPFGSLWIILIFFVLMYVLLILPQRRQEKKHKKMISELKKGDKILTSSGIIGKILSIQNDRIRITTGDRTDIDITKNAISAVLSKDSSPEKSAPKEEEKKDEDKK from the coding sequence TTGTTAGAAAGAGTTCTTAATTTTATAAACTTTGGACCGGCTGGTAGTACAGGTGCTGCTCCTGCAACAGGAGGTGCCGCAACAACTGGTGCTGCTGTTCCTTCGGGTTCACCATTTGGTAGTCTATGGATTATTTTAATTTTCTTTGTTTTAATGTATGTTTTATTGATATTACCTCAAAGAAGACAAGAAAAGAAACATAAAAAAATGATTTCTGAGTTAAAAAAAGGAGACAAAATTTTAACTTCCTCTGGAATAATAGGAAAAATACTTTCTATTCAAAATGATAGAATAAGAATAACCACAGGCGACAGAACAGATATCGATATAACAAAAAATGCAATTTCTGCCGTTTTATCCAAAGATTCTTCTCCTGAAAAATCTGCACCAAAAGAAGAAGAAAAGAAAGACGAAGATAAAAAATAA
- a CDS encoding 1-propanol dehydrogenase PduQ gives MNYFGLRTEIYSGENSLNKLNEINLKKIFIVTDPFMVKSGMIDKITESLKKDIEYKIFSQIVPDPPLEVIMKGVNELNEFESEGIIALGGGSAIDAAKAISCFFNRINEKKSNIKNKTLYFIAIPTTSGTGSEVTSFSVITDKEKNIKYPLISDELLPNMAILDPELVKSVPDFITADTGMDVLTHAIEAYVSTEANDFTDALSEKAIKIVFEYLKRAYKNGNDTQARIKMHNASCIAGIAFNNVSLGLNHGMAHILGGKFHIPHGRANAILLPYVIEYNAELGNYLDKKTSTTAKRYANIAKILGLSCSNTKIGVKNLIFEINKLKKELNIPNSIKEVGIKENDFDQALDFLSQKAIEDRCTETNPRKPKVEEIKTLFKKVYNG, from the coding sequence ATGAATTATTTCGGTTTAAGAACAGAAATTTATTCTGGAGAAAATAGTTTAAATAAATTAAATGAAATCAATTTAAAAAAAATATTTATAGTTACAGATCCTTTTATGGTAAAGTCTGGAATGATTGATAAAATAACTGAAAGTTTAAAAAAAGATATTGAATATAAAATATTTTCACAAATAGTTCCTGACCCACCATTAGAAGTTATAATGAAAGGTGTAAATGAGCTTAATGAATTTGAATCTGAAGGAATAATTGCACTCGGTGGAGGCTCTGCTATAGATGCTGCAAAAGCAATAAGTTGTTTTTTTAATAGAATAAATGAAAAAAAGAGTAATATAAAAAATAAAACACTTTATTTTATAGCAATACCTACTACTTCTGGAACTGGTTCTGAAGTTACAAGTTTTTCAGTTATAACTGATAAAGAAAAAAATATAAAATATCCACTCATATCAGATGAATTATTGCCTAATATGGCTATTTTAGATCCGGAATTAGTTAAATCTGTACCCGATTTTATAACAGCTGATACTGGAATGGATGTTTTAACACATGCTATAGAAGCTTATGTTTCTACTGAAGCTAATGATTTTACAGATGCTCTTTCGGAAAAAGCAATAAAAATAGTATTTGAATATTTAAAAAGAGCATATAAAAATGGAAATGATACTCAAGCAAGAATAAAAATGCATAATGCTTCATGTATTGCAGGTATTGCTTTTAACAATGTTTCATTGGGATTGAATCATGGAATGGCACATATTCTTGGAGGGAAATTTCATATTCCACATGGTAGAGCAAATGCTATATTATTACCTTATGTTATAGAATATAATGCTGAATTAGGAAATTATTTGGATAAAAAAACATCAACAACTGCAAAAAGATATGCCAATATAGCAAAAATACTTGGATTATCTTGTTCAAATACTAAAATAGGCGTAAAAAATTTAATTTTTGAGATAAATAAATTAAAAAAAGAATTGAATATACCAAATTCAATAAAAGAAGTTGGTATAAAAGAAAATGATTTTGATCAAGCTTTAGACTTTTTATCACAAAAAGCAATTGAAGACAGATGTACTGAAACTAATCCAAGAAAGCCAAAGGTAGAAGAAATAAAAACTTTATTTAAAAAAGTATATAATGGATAA
- the eutS gene encoding ethanolamine utilization microcompartment protein EutS, translating into MEEKQRTIQEYVPGKQVTLAHLIANPDTDLYKKLGLNVQTKEAIGILTITPSEAAIIAADVATKAAGVKIGFVDRFSGSLVITGDVGSVEAALKDVVKMLINTLKFSGTNITRT; encoded by the coding sequence ATGGAAGAAAAACAAAGAACTATACAAGAATATGTTCCTGGAAAACAAGTAACATTAGCTCATTTAATAGCAAATCCAGATACAGACTTATATAAAAAATTAGGATTAAATGTACAAACTAAAGAAGCTATAGGTATACTCACTATAACTCCAAGTGAGGCGGCAATAATCGCAGCAGATGTTGCTACAAAAGCTGCGGGAGTTAAAATAGGTTTTGTTGATAGATTTAGCGGATCATTAGTTATAACTGGAGATGTTGGAAGTGTAGAAGCTGCATTAAAAGATGTTGTTAAGATGCTTATAAATACATTGAAATTTTCTGGTACAAATATAACGAGGACTTGA
- a CDS encoding EutP/PduV family microcompartment system protein: MKKIMLIGKTGSGKTTFCQAYKNQELIYKKTQAIDFMDELIDTPGEYIENRVYYKALIVTSNECDIICFLNDPTSDESFLPPGFASMFNKETIGLITKIEKSSNENIKKAEENLKLSGVEKIFKIDNFSKKGFEELENYINSLS; this comes from the coding sequence ATGAAAAAAATAATGCTTATTGGTAAGACTGGAAGTGGTAAAACAACTTTTTGTCAAGCTTATAAAAATCAAGAATTAATATATAAAAAAACACAAGCCATAGACTTTATGGATGAATTAATAGATACTCCGGGAGAATATATAGAAAATAGAGTCTATTACAAAGCCTTAATAGTGACTTCAAATGAGTGTGATATCATTTGTTTCCTTAATGATCCTACTTCTGATGAAAGTTTTTTACCACCAGGATTTGCAAGTATGTTTAATAAAGAAACTATTGGACTTATAACAAAAATAGAAAAATCTTCAAATGAAAACATAAAGAAAGCTGAAGAAAATTTAAAATTATCTGGAGTAGAAAAAATTTTTAAGATAGATAACTTTTCGAAGAAAGGATTTGAAGAGTTGGAGAATTATATAAATAGTTTGTCATAA
- a CDS encoding IS3 family transposase, whose translation MPKRKRISRVKQYGEYKTVDYYKTKGYTVKMLCDVLKISRSSYYKNQKREKPQKEIQDETICNLIQEYHATYDGILGYRRMTMYINRLNQKEYSEGYIHRLMKLLGVSSRIRRKKINRKRTKPEYTKENILSRDFSTENPNEKWLTDVTEFSIPTDTRKLYLSPVMDLHGNDIVVYETSYRNDNRLVFKMFDKAIEKYPEAKPIFHSDRGFQYTGRVFKTKLEESEMTQSMSRVGKCIDNGPMEGFFGTLKSEMFYGKKFNSLEELEKAIHKYIDFYNNRRFQKKLGCMAPVEFRNQASNCI comes from the coding sequence ATTCCAAAAAGAAAGAGAATCTCGAGAGTAAAACAATATGGTGAATACAAAACGGTAGATTACTACAAAACCAAAGGATACACAGTTAAAATGTTGTGTGATGTGTTGAAAATATCCAGAAGTTCATACTACAAAAATCAAAAAAGGGAAAAACCACAAAAAGAAATTCAAGATGAAACTATATGTAATCTAATTCAAGAATACCATGCTACATATGACGGGATACTTGGATACAGAAGAATGACCATGTACATAAACAGATTAAACCAAAAAGAATATTCTGAAGGTTATATACACAGACTGATGAAACTTTTAGGAGTATCTTCCAGGATAAGAAGAAAGAAAATTAATCGTAAGAGGACAAAACCTGAATACACAAAAGAGAACATACTATCCAGAGATTTCAGTACAGAAAACCCAAATGAAAAATGGTTGACAGATGTAACTGAGTTTTCAATACCAACAGATACAAGAAAACTTTATTTAAGTCCTGTAATGGATCTACATGGTAACGATATAGTGGTATATGAAACATCATATAGAAACGACAACAGACTTGTATTCAAAATGTTCGATAAAGCAATAGAAAAATATCCAGAAGCTAAACCAATATTTCATAGTGACAGGGGATTTCAATATACTGGTAGAGTATTTAAAACTAAACTAGAAGAATCTGAAATGACACAAAGTATGTCTCGTGTTGGTAAATGTATAGATAATGGCCCTATGGAAGGATTTTTTGGTACTCTTAAATCTGAGATGTTTTATGGTAAGAAGTTTAATTCTCTTGAAGAATTAGAGAAAGCTATTCACAAATACATTGATTTTTATAACAATCGTAGATTCCAGAAAAAACTTGGATGCATGGCTCCTGTTGAGTTCAGAAACCAAGCATCCAATTGTATATAA
- a CDS encoding helix-turn-helix domain-containing protein has protein sequence MSRKGKYSKETKVKACKDYIAGKGSFKSISKSVGCDKSSLSDWYHRYIQHGEKVFEITKRNKSYSKEFKLFVVKKYIDGKFSAMDLSVKYDIHVSIIKNWINKYYNGIELKDYDPKGDVYTMESRKTTYKERLEIVKWVINNDMNYKEAADKHAIKYSSVYKWTKMYLNKGPESLKYGKRGPKSKTDIKEDELTENQKLKLELERERAKNKRLAFELEVHKKKEEFQKERESRE, from the coding sequence ATGTCGAGAAAAGGGAAATATAGTAAAGAAACAAAGGTAAAAGCATGTAAAGATTACATAGCAGGAAAAGGAAGTTTCAAAAGTATATCAAAATCAGTGGGATGTGATAAATCATCTTTAAGTGATTGGTATCACAGATATATACAACATGGAGAAAAAGTATTTGAAATAACAAAAAGAAATAAATCATACAGTAAGGAATTCAAGCTATTTGTAGTTAAAAAATACATAGATGGAAAATTTTCAGCCATGGATTTATCAGTAAAATATGATATTCATGTTTCAATAATAAAAAATTGGATAAATAAGTATTATAATGGTATAGAATTGAAAGATTATGATCCGAAAGGAGATGTCTATACCATGGAGTCAAGAAAAACTACATACAAAGAAAGATTAGAAATAGTTAAATGGGTAATAAACAACGATATGAACTACAAAGAAGCTGCAGATAAACATGCAATAAAATATTCTTCAGTATATAAATGGACAAAGATGTATTTAAACAAAGGTCCTGAATCACTCAAATATGGGAAACGTGGTCCTAAATCTAAAACTGACATAAAAGAAGATGAACTGACAGAAAATCAGAAATTAAAACTTGAATTGGAAAGAGAAAGAGCTAAAAACAAAAGATTAGCTTTTGAGTTAGAAGTACATAAAAAAAAAGAGGAATTCCAAAAAGAAAGAGAATCTCGAGAGTAA
- a CDS encoding ANTAR domain-containing response regulator, which translates to MSKLEDRKIIEKAKGILMEKENLSEKTAFERIRTLSMNKRCSMKDIAEAIVISYEE; encoded by the coding sequence ATATCAAAACTTGAAGATAGAAAAATTATAGAAAAAGCAAAGGGTATACTAATGGAAAAAGAAAATTTATCTGAAAAAACTGCTTTTGAAAGAATAAGAACATTAAGTATGAATAAAAGATGTTCTATGAAAGATATAGCAGAGGCTATTGTGATAAGTTATGAAGAGTAA
- a CDS encoding histidine kinase N-terminal domain-containing protein produces MKSKICELCKKYTDLDEEDIKILENYSLCMDAVADIENADVFIDSLTRDNDEAIVIAQAKPKNTKSMYNRSVIGEIAYRKNEPAVLRTLQLGISTKDIKALTQEEVSVRQTVAPIKNKDKVIGVLIIEKDITEKINKDKYMEVLEQSYEKLTDTLLYMTENDGTITNHIDEIIMMFDEEGILKFANSVAEELYLKLGYRDNLIGMKYDNVSLDDSKFKDIINEGCIQESEINYGKYFFNIKKIISSRESFKLILMIKDITDMKEKEKELILKSVAIKEIHHRVKNNLQTIASLLRLQSRRCVSEEAKNALNESMNRILSISATHEILSQEGLDELYIFEVIKNIKTSIMRAYRNPNAELIINLMGDDFKISSDKSTSIALIINELLQNCIKYAFIGKEKGQIDIKIERGDLYSTISIIDNGIGFDINHMKKNSLGFTIVESLVKDKLYGNIKINSDKNGTKVLFDFKN; encoded by the coding sequence ATGAAGAGTAAAATATGTGAATTATGTAAAAAATATACAGACCTTGATGAAGAAGATATAAAAATATTAGAAAACTATTCTTTATGTATGGATGCAGTAGCTGATATTGAAAATGCTGATGTATTTATAGATAGTTTGACAAGAGATAATGATGAAGCTATAGTGATAGCCCAAGCTAAGCCTAAAAATACAAAATCAATGTATAACAGATCTGTTATTGGTGAAATAGCTTATAGAAAAAATGAACCAGCAGTTTTAAGGACTTTACAACTTGGAATATCGACCAAAGATATAAAAGCACTAACTCAAGAAGAAGTTAGTGTAAGGCAAACAGTAGCCCCAATAAAAAATAAAGATAAAGTAATAGGAGTTTTAATCATAGAAAAAGATATAACAGAGAAAATAAATAAAGATAAATATATGGAAGTATTGGAACAGAGTTATGAAAAGCTTACAGATACTTTGTTGTATATGACTGAAAATGATGGTACTATAACAAATCATATTGATGAAATAATAATGATGTTTGATGAAGAGGGAATACTAAAATTTGCCAATTCAGTAGCTGAAGAATTATATTTAAAACTTGGGTACAGAGATAACCTTATAGGTATGAAATATGATAATGTTTCTCTTGATGATTCGAAGTTTAAAGATATAATAAATGAAGGTTGTATACAAGAAAGTGAGATAAATTATGGGAAATATTTTTTTAATATAAAAAAAATAATATCCAGTAGAGAATCTTTCAAATTAATTCTAATGATTAAGGATATAACGGATATGAAAGAAAAAGAAAAAGAACTCATACTAAAATCTGTAGCAATAAAAGAAATACATCATAGAGTAAAAAATAATCTTCAAACTATTGCCAGTTTATTGAGACTTCAATCAAGGAGATGTGTTAGCGAAGAAGCTAAAAATGCATTAAATGAAAGTATGAATAGAATTTTAAGCATATCTGCTACTCATGAAATACTTTCTCAAGAAGGTCTTGATGAACTTTATATATTTGAGGTTATAAAGAACATAAAAACAAGTATTATGCGGGCTTACAGAAATCCGAATGCAGAACTTATAATAAATTTAATGGGTGATGATTTCAAAATAAGCTCTGATAAATCAACATCTATAGCTCTCATAATAAATGAATTACTTCAAAATTGTATAAAATATGCTTTTATAGGGAAAGAAAAAGGACAAATAGATATAAAAATTGAAAGAGGTGATTTATATTCTACAATATCAATTATAGATAATGGTATTGGTTTTGATATAAATCATATGAAAAAAAATAGTCTTGGTTTTACAATAGTAGAGAGTCTTGTCAAAGACAAACTTTATGGTAATATAAAAATAAATTCTGATAAAAATGGAACGAAAGTTTTGTTTGATTTTAAAAATTAA